Proteins found in one Anopheles aquasalis chromosome 3, idAnoAquaMG_Q_19, whole genome shotgun sequence genomic segment:
- the LOC126577754 gene encoding tyrosine 3-monooxygenase isoform X2, whose amino-acid sequence MHTSPSKVIPFQMIQIFLEECDENGYPSRRRSLVDDARFETIVVKQTKQTVLDEARAKANDSSVESTVLQAQEQQQQEDKLSQEIQQTVEDNDYDEEEIRMAAVDSLSHKPQEYEPSADDEEKEKDAGLTEEEVVLQNAASESPEAEKEVVRAAVVVRLRDGMGSLGRILKAVEAYHGAVVHLESRQSRSDGVQFDVLIKIDMARANLLQLIRSLRQTQSFGSVSLLSENNVNVKAPWFPKHASELDNCNHLMTKYEPDLDMNHPGFADQVYRARRKEIAEIAFAYRYGDPIPHIDYTETENKTWAAVFGRVKELMVKHACSEYIAVFRKLEEEKIFVKERLPQLQEMSDFLRKNTGFTLRPAAGLLTARDFLASLAFRIFQSTQYVRHINSPYHTPEPDCIHELLGHMPLLADPSFAQFSQEIGLASLGASDEEIEKLSTVYWFTVEFGLCKEKDEVKAYGAGLLSAYGELLHAISDKPEHRAFDPASTAVQPYQDQEYQPIYYVAESFEDAKEKFRRWVSTMSRPFEVRFNPHTERVEVLDSVDKLETLVSQLNTEMLHLTNAIAKLRQPFC is encoded by the exons atgcacacCTCGCCGTCCAAGGTTATCCCGTTCCAGATGATCCAAATCTTTTTGGAAGAATGTGACGAG AACGGTTACCCATCCCGGCGCCGCTCTCTGGTTGACGATGCCCGCTTCGAGACGATTGTGGtgaagcaaaccaaacaaaccgtcCTGGATGAGGCCCGCGCTAAGGCCAATG ACTCCTCGGTGGAGAGCACTGTGCTACAGGCTcaagaacaacagcagcaag AAGACAAACTTTCCCAGGAGATTCAACAGACGGTCGAGGATAATGACTatgacgaggaggagattCGGATGGCTGCAG TTGATTCGCTATCACACAAGCCCCAAGAATATGAGCCCAGCGCCGAcgatgaggagaaggagaaag ACGCAGGGCTGACCGAAGAGGAGGTCGTGCTGCAGAACGCCGCCTCGGAGTCACCCGAAGCCGAGAAGGAGGTGGTCCGTGCCGCGGTGGTCGTGCGACTCCGCGACGGTATGGGCTCGCTGGGCCGTATCCTGAAGGCGGTGGAAGCGTACCACGGGGCGGTGGTGCACCTGGAGTCGCGTCAGTCACGCAGCGACGGTGTCCAGTTCGATGTGCTGATCAAGATCGATATGGCCCGCGCCaacctgctgcagctgattcGCTCCCTGCGCCAGACGCAGTCCTTCGGTAGCGTTAGCTTGCTGTCGGAGAACAACGTCAACGTGAAAGCGCCGTGGTTCCCGAAGCACGCCTCCGAACTGGACAACTGCAACCATCTGATGACCAAGTACGAGCCGGACCTGGACATGAACCATCCCGGTTTCGCCGATCAGGTGTACCGTGCTCGCCGCAAGGAGATTGCCGAGATCGCCTTCGCTTACCGATA TGGTGATCCGATCCCGCACATCGACTACACCGAGACGGAGAACAAGACCTGGGCCGCGGTGTTCGGGCGCGTCAAGGAGCTGATGGTGAAGCACGCCTGCTCCGAGTACATCGCCGTCTTCCGTAAgctcgaggaggagaagatcTTCGTCAAGGAGCGGCTACCGCAGCTCCAGGAAATGAGCGATTTCCTGCGCAAGAACACCGGATTCACGCTTCGACCGGCCGCCGGTCTGCTGACGGCTCGCGATTTTCTCGCCTCGCTGGCGTTCCGCATCTTCCAGAGCACGCAGTACGTGCGCCACATCAACTCGCCCTACCACACGCCGGAACC TGATTGCATCCACGAGCTGCTCGGTCACATGCCGCTGCTGGCGGATCCCAGCTTCGCACAGTTCTCGCAAGAAATCGGATTAGCTTCGCTCGGCGCCTCGGAtgaggaaattgaaaagctCTCGACG GTCTACTGGTTCACGGTTGAGTTCGGACTGTGCAAGGAGAAGGATGAGGTGAAGGCGTACGGTGCCGGTCTGCTGTCCGCCTACGGTGAGCTGTTGCACGCCATCAGCGACAAGCCCGAGCACCGTGCGTTCGATCCGGCCTCGACCGCCGTCCAGCCGTACCAGGACCAGGAGTACCAGCCGATCTACTACGTCGCCGAGAGCTTCGAGGACGCGAAGGAGAAGTTCCGCCGCTGGGTGTCGACGATGTCGCGACCGTTCGAGGTGCGCTTCAACCCGCACACCGAGCGTGTCGAGGTGCTCGACTCGGTCGACAAGCTGGAGACGCTCGTGTCGCAGCTCAACACCGAGATGCTGCACCTgaccaacgccatcgccaagCTGCGCCAGCCCTTCTGctaa
- the LOC126577754 gene encoding tyrosine 3-monooxygenase isoform X1 produces the protein MMAVAAAQKNREMFAIKKSYSIENGYPSRRRSLVDDARFETIVVKQTKQTVLDEARAKANDSSVESTVLQAQEQQQQEDKLSQEIQQTVEDNDYDEEEIRMAAVDSLSHKPQEYEPSADDEEKEKDAGLTEEEVVLQNAASESPEAEKEVVRAAVVVRLRDGMGSLGRILKAVEAYHGAVVHLESRQSRSDGVQFDVLIKIDMARANLLQLIRSLRQTQSFGSVSLLSENNVNVKAPWFPKHASELDNCNHLMTKYEPDLDMNHPGFADQVYRARRKEIAEIAFAYRYGDPIPHIDYTETENKTWAAVFGRVKELMVKHACSEYIAVFRKLEEEKIFVKERLPQLQEMSDFLRKNTGFTLRPAAGLLTARDFLASLAFRIFQSTQYVRHINSPYHTPEPDCIHELLGHMPLLADPSFAQFSQEIGLASLGASDEEIEKLSTVYWFTVEFGLCKEKDEVKAYGAGLLSAYGELLHAISDKPEHRAFDPASTAVQPYQDQEYQPIYYVAESFEDAKEKFRRWVSTMSRPFEVRFNPHTERVEVLDSVDKLETLVSQLNTEMLHLTNAIAKLRQPFC, from the exons ATGATGGCCGTCGCCGCTGCCCAGAAGAACCGCGAGATGTTCGCGATCAAGAAATCCTACAGCATCGAG AACGGTTACCCATCCCGGCGCCGCTCTCTGGTTGACGATGCCCGCTTCGAGACGATTGTGGtgaagcaaaccaaacaaaccgtcCTGGATGAGGCCCGCGCTAAGGCCAATG ACTCCTCGGTGGAGAGCACTGTGCTACAGGCTcaagaacaacagcagcaag AAGACAAACTTTCCCAGGAGATTCAACAGACGGTCGAGGATAATGACTatgacgaggaggagattCGGATGGCTGCAG TTGATTCGCTATCACACAAGCCCCAAGAATATGAGCCCAGCGCCGAcgatgaggagaaggagaaag ACGCAGGGCTGACCGAAGAGGAGGTCGTGCTGCAGAACGCCGCCTCGGAGTCACCCGAAGCCGAGAAGGAGGTGGTCCGTGCCGCGGTGGTCGTGCGACTCCGCGACGGTATGGGCTCGCTGGGCCGTATCCTGAAGGCGGTGGAAGCGTACCACGGGGCGGTGGTGCACCTGGAGTCGCGTCAGTCACGCAGCGACGGTGTCCAGTTCGATGTGCTGATCAAGATCGATATGGCCCGCGCCaacctgctgcagctgattcGCTCCCTGCGCCAGACGCAGTCCTTCGGTAGCGTTAGCTTGCTGTCGGAGAACAACGTCAACGTGAAAGCGCCGTGGTTCCCGAAGCACGCCTCCGAACTGGACAACTGCAACCATCTGATGACCAAGTACGAGCCGGACCTGGACATGAACCATCCCGGTTTCGCCGATCAGGTGTACCGTGCTCGCCGCAAGGAGATTGCCGAGATCGCCTTCGCTTACCGATA TGGTGATCCGATCCCGCACATCGACTACACCGAGACGGAGAACAAGACCTGGGCCGCGGTGTTCGGGCGCGTCAAGGAGCTGATGGTGAAGCACGCCTGCTCCGAGTACATCGCCGTCTTCCGTAAgctcgaggaggagaagatcTTCGTCAAGGAGCGGCTACCGCAGCTCCAGGAAATGAGCGATTTCCTGCGCAAGAACACCGGATTCACGCTTCGACCGGCCGCCGGTCTGCTGACGGCTCGCGATTTTCTCGCCTCGCTGGCGTTCCGCATCTTCCAGAGCACGCAGTACGTGCGCCACATCAACTCGCCCTACCACACGCCGGAACC TGATTGCATCCACGAGCTGCTCGGTCACATGCCGCTGCTGGCGGATCCCAGCTTCGCACAGTTCTCGCAAGAAATCGGATTAGCTTCGCTCGGCGCCTCGGAtgaggaaattgaaaagctCTCGACG GTCTACTGGTTCACGGTTGAGTTCGGACTGTGCAAGGAGAAGGATGAGGTGAAGGCGTACGGTGCCGGTCTGCTGTCCGCCTACGGTGAGCTGTTGCACGCCATCAGCGACAAGCCCGAGCACCGTGCGTTCGATCCGGCCTCGACCGCCGTCCAGCCGTACCAGGACCAGGAGTACCAGCCGATCTACTACGTCGCCGAGAGCTTCGAGGACGCGAAGGAGAAGTTCCGCCGCTGGGTGTCGACGATGTCGCGACCGTTCGAGGTGCGCTTCAACCCGCACACCGAGCGTGTCGAGGTGCTCGACTCGGTCGACAAGCTGGAGACGCTCGTGTCGCAGCTCAACACCGAGATGCTGCACCTgaccaacgccatcgccaagCTGCGCCAGCCCTTCTGctaa
- the LOC126575690 gene encoding protein Mo25-like, with protein sequence MHLLRKSKSKPKELVEALGAALASLEKSGDAMPNATALVAVGKKLRRIKDTLYSASDADPQKHTEVCKLSHELHEKGLLLLLVQHLDQLDFESKKNVTLIFNNLLHRMVAVHSFCAKPALLFALMTGYERPEIALHCGSMLRECIRFQELAEVILHSDGFIHFFRYIQGSSFIVAADAFSTFKKLLTQHSTLTAEYLSQHYDRFFTHYDQLLRSENYVIRLQSLKLLGNLLFDRHHFAVMMKYISSPNNLKLIMNMLKETSRNIQLEAFHVFKLFIANPTKPSAVLTILLRNQTKLIDFLNRFHIDRGEEFNEDRSFVIMQIQSLRNIEES encoded by the coding sequence ATGCATCTTCTGAGAAAGTCGAAAAGTAAGCCCAAGGAACTGGTGGAAGCGCTCGGTGCGGCTTTAGCTTCCCTCGAAAAATCAGGTGACGCAATGCCGAACGCAACGGCGCTGGTAGCTGTTGGGAAGAAACTGCGGCGGATCAAGGACACACTCTACAGCGCATCGGATGCGGATcctcaaaaacacacagaagtCTGCAAGCTAAGCCACGAACTGCACGAAAAAGgacttttgctgttgcttgtaCAGCATCTGGATCAGCTGGATTTCGAGAGCAAAAAGAATGTGACCCTTATCTTCAACAACTTGCTGCACCGCATGGTAGCCGTACACTCTTTCTGCGCTAAACCGGCACTTCTCTTCGCACTGATGACAGGATACGAGCGGCCAGAGATTGCCCTACACTGTGGCTCCATGCTACGCGAGTGCATCCGTTTCCAGGAACTCGCCGAAGTGATACTGCATTCGGACGGTTTCATACACTTTTTCCGCTACATCCAAGGATCCTCCTTTATCGTCGCAGCCGATGCCTTTTCCACATTCAAGAAATTGCTCacccagcacagcacactaACGGCAGAGTATCTCAGCCAGCACTACGATCGGTTCTTTACGCATTACGATCAGTTGCTGCGATCAGAAAACTACGTCATACGATTGCAAAGCTTGAAGTTGCTTGGAAATCTGCTCTTCGATCGGCATCACTTTGCCGTAATGATGAAGTACATCTCATCACCGAACAATCTCAAACTGATCATGAACATGCTGAAGGAAACCTCACGCAACATCCAGCTCGAAGCGTTCCACGTGTTCAAGCTGTTTATCGCCAACCCGACCAAACCGAGTGCAGTTCTCACCATTCTGTTGCGTAACCAGACGAAACTCATCGACTTCTTAAACCGCTTCCACATCGATCGGGGTGAGGAATTCAACGAAGACAGATCGTTTGTGATTATGCAGATCCAAAGCCTACGCAACATTGAGGAGAGTTAG
- the LOC126575821 gene encoding uncharacterized protein LOC126575821, translating to MEIRWKRGTGMAMLVPLLALTLMVAVSVAVGTVRAAEPSPERESQAGQGSFAGIESGTQPDAGHDHYHFRLPDELITARAADAAGAAGQPAAKQRPPGKETKKYRKKYVSEDDYRKAMPRVEEQQPVDATAGTVPVPVAQQTSGTSKSSEPHSRQKRLIWVTDDGRLALPPGTSLTIAPTIALPFVRYPPTGFLSNISISLPITIDFDKLGLTDNQNPLGVLPPLFARSMGQAAGSVLADYVSDYMRVQRRKRSIPSPGANENFKITTNRLDEEEDELAIPQLPAEHKHAFHGGERALLYVVVEDFIANFGLDGRACMLRAICEVHSKSIEKFGLIGEMLKLFFTASASPYSQHLDEYVMAEKLGRGQDGPGECFPYFKDCPRSLFRSAHNFQHKYQEPEQQHSNSDRTTNRPVEEEHDSDERFGNEIYNDTHEAEYLAREPRASRSRSSSSSSSQTKENTIVQLEQHDLAQMAM from the exons ATGGAAATTCGGTGGAAGCGCGGTACCGGCATGGCGATGCTGGTACCCCTCCTGGCACTAACCCTGATGGTAGCAGTATCGGTGGCCGTCGGGACGGTACGAGCCGCAGAACCATCGCCCGAGCGGGAAAGCCAAGCGGGCCAAGGCTCCTTTGCCGGTATAGAAAGCGGCACGCAACCCGACGCTGGCCACGATCACTACCACTTTCGATTGCCAGACGAGCTAATTACGGCGCGTGcggccgatgctgctggtgcagcaggacAGCCAGCAGCGAAGCAGCGACCACCGGgcaaggaaacgaaaaagtaCCGGAAGAAGTATGTGTCCGAAGACGATTATCGAAAAGCGATGCCACGCGTCGAGGAGCAGCAACCGGTGGACGCCACGGCCGGTACGGTGCCAGTCCCAGTGGCCCAGCAAACCAGTGGCACGTCCAAATCCAGCGAACCGCACAGCAGACAGAAGCGTTTGATCTGGGTTACGGACGATGGTCGGCTCGCCCTGCCGCCCGGTACGTCGCTGACGATCGCACCAACCATCGCGCTACCATTTGTGCGCTACCCGCCGACCGGCTTTCTGTCCAACATCTCCATCAGCTTGCCCATAACGA ttGACTTTGATAAACTGGGCCTCACGGATAATCAGAATCCGCTCGGCGTTCTGCCACCACTGTTTGCCCGTTCGATGGGCCAGGCCGCCGGTTCCGTGTTGGCCGACTACGTGTCGGACTATATGCGGGTGCAGCGGCGCAAACGGAGCATCCCGAGTCCTGGAGCGAACGAGAACTTTAagatcaccaccaacaggctggatgaggaggaggatgagctgGCGATACCGCAGCTTCCGGCTGAGCACAAGCATGCTTTCCACGGTGGAGAGAG GGCGCTACTGTACGTGGTGGTTGAAGACTTCATCGCAAACTTCGGGCTGGACGGAAGGGCGTGTATGCTGCGTGCCATATGTGAGGTGCACTCCAAGTCGATAGAAAAGTTTGGTCTCATCGGAGAGATGCTGAAGCTCTTCTTCAC TGCGTCAGCATCGCCATATTCCCAGCATTTAGACGAGTACGTGATGGCGGAAAAGCTTGGCCGCGGGCAGGATGGACCCGGCGAGTGTTTTCCCTACTTCAAGGACTGCCCACGGAGTCTGTTCCGTTCGGCGCATAACTTCCAGCACAAATATCAAgaaccggaacagcagcacagtaATTCGGATAGGACAACGAATCgtccggtggaggaggagcacgaTTCAGATGAACGATTTGGGAACGAGATCTACAACGATACTCATGAGGCAGAATATTTAGCCCGGGAACCACGTGCCAGTCggtcacgcagcagcagcagcagtagcagccaaaCCAAAGAAAACACCATCGTacagctggagcagcatgatCTCGCGCAAATGGCAATGTGA